The nucleotide window atCACTTGCCACAGAGTCACGCGATTGACTAGCCATTGACAATTTTATGAACTATACTGAGTTCTTATAGTTTGTGCGTGGCGGCGAGTATCTGCTCTGATGCAAACTGTAGACCGCACTGAGAGCTTTATTTTCAGTGATAATTCTTGCCTTTTGAAACATCGAGCTTCGTAGAAATGCGGATGAAATGTTCCTGCAGAATAACCAAGTAAGTTCGAAAATATTGGTGGTACAAACCGCATTATTCGCGTTTGTCGGTTTCGTGATCGATTTATTGCCTCTCTAATGTTTTGCCTTATCAGACATAGTTCTACATTATGAACTACTTGCATCAAAGTTGGTGACAACCGTATCTCTTTGATGTTGCCTATTAGCTATGCAAAGTTCGGTTTAAAAGTCTTGCTGGGAGAGAAAAATTGCATTGTTTGAGAACGAATAGAAGTTAAGGCCTCCCGTGAGAGCtgtttaatatttctttttatttattcattgcATTGCACTTAATTTACTTTCATGTCAATGCTAAGAGCACTTCTATATTTGACCATTTCACAAATGAATATTTTAAGCCAGATAATTGAATTGACTGAGACAAATAAAGTGTTTCGTTCGGCGTTTGTAATTTCTAAGTGTGTAGTTATTAGAGCCGTCGTATTCAATTTGACTGAGATTTTCTTCTTCCGATTTCGTGCTTAAACGTACATCACATTTCGAAGTGAAGTGCGTGATTCTGCTGTGAGCGTGCGCATAAGGCCGTCGTCATAAGTTTCAGTCTGTCTTGAATTATCTGCGTCCGAGATATTCACTTTCCATTTGGTTCTTAATGCAGACAGTGGTGCGCGGTAAAGCTTTCTCAAATTGACCTAAACGATTTTTTATCGCCTGGGCGTGATCATGGGGCTCAATATCAGATAACTTTAATATCAGTTAGATCTTCTTCAATGGAGCAGCTTCTCAAGTTCGAACCATTTGTGTCAGCGAGAAGTCGAAAACAGTTTGGCTTGGCGTCGACAAAAGTGAAAGACATACGGCTAAGGCCAAGCGCTGCTATAAGAGGTTAGGTAGAGAATTACTCTTTGCTCGCCTTTTTTGTCAGCACAATTGCGTTTTGTTCGAATCACTGACTTTTCTTTGCTGATTTACTAAAACTTAGTTGTTCTTCAAagcattttttaaatttcatcttTGCTGGATATCAAGGCGGAAACGTTAATGTTGTCAATAAATTGCTTACCGAAACGAATTCCCCTTTAaaaattttcaagattttcCCAAGTCCAAGATTTCAAACGAATTTTTGTGCCATGAATTCATCTTTGTGTTTTTGGTTTTCCTCGATAACCTCCCATCAGAGGTAACTTGATTCTCAGTAACCCTAGTGGTACAGATGTTGGTGAAAGCTATATCCTGTAGGTTTTAGTCACTGCTCCAGCAATATGTAGAATTATCGAATAATTGATCAGCGATAATGATTGTTTTGTCACTTCTTTAATAAGTGTTGAAACAAGTACTGCCATATTTCTTTGTTGTGAATATAGCTTTTTTGTTCGTTTGTGTTTTTTCCAAGGAACCTTATTGCAAATTTTCATTTGTGTTGCAAGATAAAGACGCTCCTAGTGTCTGCGGttcaaaatctttttttcattcctttacCCCCCTCTCGTCCCTCTAGATAGAGTCTTTCATATCAGttgttgaaaagaaattttaaaatattcatAGACTTAATTTATTGAACTTTTGTTCGCCGTCTTTATTAgcaaaatatttcaattttctaAGTCAAGGACTCCGGAGTAACTATATAAGAAAGTTCATGGAACTTTTCCGTTAACAAGCTGTTAAATGCCATTGTTAAATTCAACTGCGGATTATTTTACTGACGCAATTAGGACTGGGGTTCCAATGGGAGGAGAAACCAAAAGCCAAATTGTCCGGAAGAATTCTTAGGTTAGGTTCTGATGGGAGCAAAGTTGGTGTTATACAGATCAACTTAAAACTCAATAACGTTAACGTGCAGAATAATTTTTATCGCAACTTTTTGTTGCCAAAACGTGTTTCAAGATTTTTAATCGTGTACAAGAACATGCAACATCGTTGCCTGCAGTTTCAGGAAGTTGTCTCTTGCAAGATCACAGTACAACTTTGAAATCAAGTTGTTGACCCTGATAACTTACCTTGACGCGTGCAATTGATTTCTTCTTCAGCAAGTGCGATTTTACACCCTTATTGATTTGAAcggctttttgcttttttttaacaacttacCTCGATTAATGGCATTTTTTATGGGGTGAGtgaatattttaaatattttaggTTTCTCCTCAAATTTACGTCTAAGGGAAAAGGACAAAGATTTTTGGTAAAACGTAGTGAAATTTCGAACAATGAAGTAATTGAAATGAATAGCATTGTTTCTTTTGCTCAAATGGATAAAACCGTTTGTTACTCGCGTTCGTGACCTCGCGTCCCAAAGTCCTATTATAATAAATTCGCTTGTGGTTGAACTTCTCcggttttatttttaaaatgccaCACATTACGAAACTCTAAATATAGTTTGCCGATTCAAATCGGTAGCGCACCACGGAAGACAATCTTTTGGATTTCGGGTTCCAATATTCTTTATTTGTTGaataaggcccggttcaaacgtcgaactttacatgtgccgaatctaatgcaaatgagcgaaaacaatagatttttctcatttgcattagattcggcacatgtaaagttcgacgtttgaaccgggcctaacttTTCCTTGATAAGATTTGCTTCACCGACACGCAATTTTGTCAAACACCGTACGAACGTTTTgaattctttctttgtttgctgGTATTTTAGTATTTTTATTCTAGACATTTAAGAATGACAAGTCTATCAAAAGCAACACAgacacacaaaaacaataaataaatcaataaagcAACActaaaagtaataataacagTTTTACATCAGCGACTAACTGAGGAATAAATTCAGTACAAAATTTCTTTGCGCATATCGAAAGGACACTTTTGGTCGTTAATGATCTCTTTATATACTTGTCCCATTCTTGCAATCTTACGGGTATCAGAAGCACATAATTTTTGTTGAAGTgatcaaagcaaaagaaagaaaggattCAGCTATTTGGCAAATTTCTTAAGAATTTGTAATGTTATTTTTGCGATTGTCTGCTTTTTTTGGCTTGGGTTATTAAAGCTAGTGAAATAAAAGAGCGGAAAAACTTTTCCTCTCTTCTTCATCAATGAACCTATTAGGACATTTCATGGGTCGATGAAGGTGCAAAGAAATAGATATGGATATACTTTTAGatacaatttgttttattgtaagCCATTGTCTTGTGATGGatgggggtggaagcggaataattggatctctcttattcattattccattcattttttctgagttattaattattccttattcagttttgctcgatattcattattccgtttcaagtttgtcgagtaattctttattccgaatgtctaaaccctaaatattccttattcattttattttagaagccgttattcattattcattattccgcttccacccccgatgaTGGACTTTGCCACTCTCACCAATGTCAATCCAAATTTCTGTGTAAGATTATCAGGGTACGAAAGCGGCGGCTCGTTTCGTCTTTGTAGAAAGCAGCTTATTATAAGAAGCGATTGTTGTCGATAAAGAAATTCCAATCCCATTAACAGATCACGTAATACTAGCCTCCTTGGTTGTTGATCTTTTCACCATGACCATACTTTTCACGGTTTCCTTTATTGCTCCCTTCTGTCACTGCAAGCACATCATTTCTCTTGACTGAAAGCCCTAACTAATTTCTCAATGACTTGAGTACTGAATTATTGCTTAATGTTCCTTCAAAGCGCAGATTTTTTTGGCCCTTTGCAAACTGCCAAAGTTATTCATGTATGCTTAAAGGCCATGATCATTCTCTTGAAAgttcaaagaataatttttccctgatgCATTCGCGAAAGAGGCTAGCTTCCGGCTATAAGTCGTTGTAGCACCACACCAAAGATTCTCTTAAGCTCGTATGCTTGCCTTTATACGGTAATAACGAGGAATTGGCAATCAGTTTTTGACCTTCAGCCTGCAATAAGAAATTAATCAATCATCTTCCGTTTATTTTTCGCCCTTTGGCCGAGATATAACCTCGAATAGTTTCGTAAGAAAGCAACTGTCATCAGCTAAACTGACCAGATGACATTGAAAGAGCAATCCTCGCAACACGTTCAGATTCTCGTGGCTCTGTTTTCATGCTGCTCCGAGTTTTAAATGCTAAATCACAGAGGCGAGATTTATATCAGCTGAAAGTCTACCGGTAGTGGCGCCGCATTGGTTTTTTGAGACACGAAGCTTTCTCGAGCGGATACTAACAGTTAAACTTAGTCTGTGATGACACGAAGCTAACTCGAACAATGCTCGCATTTAATGGTCTAAAATCTACAGAAAACATACTGGTGCTTCGATGGATGCGCTTGTAGTCGGCAGAATACGAGGCCTGACATTTCAGGAGGATTGATAGGGGAAGGTGTgaagcttcctttgttttcttttctcctttttcttcccCTCTTTTTCCGAATTGTTTAGCCGCGCATGCTAGCGGCACGTTTCTTAGTTTATCTTTTCTGGCTTGCGTTTGACTTTTTATCACAACTGTCATTAAAACGGGTATTTATCACGGCAAAGAGAGAACCGACTCGATGACAATGCTCTTCTTGTAGGCTCATTCGATGTTGCACTTACTATCGTAAATGATTCAGTCCAAGGACTTTAAGGTTTCTAAGAATACTTTTTCTCAGATGCTTCAGTCAAAACAGAAAGCAAGTATACAAAGAAAAGATCCTTAAACATTAGCACTGAGCTTTCTTCTGTATTCGTTTGGGGTCGTTAATACGTTAGTCGGTGATGTTCTACTGTTGAGGTCATCGGCCAGTGGTACCACGCTTATGCTTTCAAATTGGTAACAAAATTAGAGATTTCTTTGCTTGCATCAGAATTTTATGATTGCTTCAGTTGATATACACTTCAACGAGACCGTACATCCGGCgttaattttgtttgaaaacTCACTATGAAATTACTTTCCTTTAGTATTGCAACGTAAACAGTTctaaggaagggttacgttgcattagcaacgtatggccgtgtagcacttatattaagaacgaatggagtgatagaatgtaatgtaaagtgctggtgtttcaacccatataccatgtgagcgttagccctacagatgaaATTGGGCCCAAACAGTTCTACCTCGATACGTACTTCCGCCCTCGATACGATACGATACTTCATGTTCACACCGGATGATAACTTTCTTTGAAAGCAACCTTAGCATAATTAACCATTTCATCCTTTTACTTACTTACTGCAACtacattttcttcttcaaaGGACGGAAAAGCAAAAACTCTCCACTAGCATCACCAGAATTGACTCTGCTTTGGCTCGTTTTAAGAACTTCTCAGTATAAAATTTAGTAGCACTTTGTTAAGCACATAAAAGAAGTGCTTTCGTTTTTCAATAGCAATTTCTTGTACAAATATATTACTTTGTTAAATCTTAAGTTACGCCGAATTGGAAAGGAGAAATCTGCGTTTGTGGTTGCCTTTTCATTGCCGAAATGAGGTGCACCTTGTTACTATGAGGCTTTGCATTATTCTTTTCCAAACCGCTTTCATTTTGATGCGGTTCGGCTTTTTCCCAATTGTCTCTTGAATTACAATTCGAGAACTAAACTAACTCGAAAGTATCGTTTTAGCTCTGCAACTAGAGGAAACCTTAGGAAACTGTTTTTTCCTCCAACAAATCACCAAAATCTGCCTAACGTTCCTTTGTTGCCAGAAGTTGCGGCTTCCACGAATAAAATCATTTATTTGTCAGTTATTTAATTATTTCGCTTTTTGGTGGTAACAAAAAAAGTTCACGTTACGTGGAGCCGGCGATACGTCAacgttggaaaaaaaaaaggcctcaAAAACGCTACCTTTTCATGCCTTCGGACAACGAAAGTCGTAGAAACTTCAGTTCAGATGCCATGCTTTTTTCAGTCTTTTTCCTAATTCCAGAGAATATGTTTTGTCTTAAAACCTTTCCTGCCCAACTGCAGTATGCAAGATAACATTTCGATTAAAGTTTGTTCACCTATATTTCAATTGATTTCTGCTTATTTTTTCTAGGGCCACAAAGTCATTATTATTCTAGCTAAAATGACTCGAGTCAACAACTCTGAGTGACAGTTTTCAAGCTAACAGAGGATAACTTTCAAAGCACAACACTTGCTTTCGTTGCGTCACGATTCATATCGTAAATTTAAAGTTTCCAACGAAAAGTTTATCAGCAATGTCGGAATCATAAAGCTTTGCCGTTTTATAATATTTTGAGGCATGTCATGTTGTGTTTTCCGCAAATCGAGCGCATATTTTACTTCGCGTGTTGGGGCATACTTGAGTTAAGTCATCGAGGTCCATTATGGAATTGATAATGAAATCCTAATTGTCTCATTTAGAGAAAAGCTGCTTTGGGATAAAAGTCAGCTTCTTTCCTGGAAGACGTGTCGAAATGTTAGGCCTTATTTGAATCGTCACTTTTACATTGCCATGGCGATTGCTTGAACTTCATTTGAAAGGATAAGACCCTGAAAAGCGCAGCAAGTTGAGTCAGTCCGAGGCTTTTCAGTGGTCGCTATCTTTTCCCTGGTGACCGAAGACTAAAGGTCTTGCCACTGCGGTGGCCAACTCAATTCATCGGCCGTCAAGCAACTTGGTTTCCAACGTCGTGCTGTTGTCGTGTCGAACTAAATCGTTTAAAGGGATTTGCTTGGCACGACCTTGACACGACTTGGTTTCAGACGTCGAActatgaaaagaaaacagcGGCTGTCAGTATATGCTGAAAGTGTCTTCAGCTACAGGTGAATTTGATTGCCTCTTGAAAAACGCAGGATAACATTTTCTAAGTTTTCTGTCTCTTCATGAAAATGGATTCTGCTTTGTTCCAACGTCCCCTTAAGCTTCACTGGTAATACTCTACCGACAGAAGGTGTGAACTTGTAAACAGATGGATTTCAGCGCATGTTTTCCGAAACCCTTAATTTCATTGTTGTAACGCCAGCCTAATTTGAAATCAATTATTTTTCCAAACCGGAGTAACATGAGTCATCCGAAGAACTCACCATTGGTCATAATTTTATTCAGTCTGCTGTCGTTGGGAGAGAAATTGCTTATACAAAGAATGATTTAATTCAGTTAGATTCGTCGAATCTTACGCGATAATGAACTCAACCCTTATAAACCTATTAGCCTCAGAGActgaaattaaaatatttgGATAATGATTACCTACCATCTTAGCATAAAATTTCGGTTAAAGGAGCGGAAAGTTAGGGCAATACTGACTAGCTGACACTTAGGCGacactttttttgtttaatcagagcTCTGCCTCGCAAACTCCAGTTTAAATTACAGCAGTGGAAGATGTTACTCCAAAGATAAATGGATTTAGTCAGTTGTTTATCTCTTCTTTAATTTGTTGATGGGCAGATAAATTTATTCAGTAATTTTTGTTTCGGGTAGCCAATGATACTTTTCTGATGATTTCATTAATGGGCCTCCAGCGTCGAAGCCGGAAGGATTTCAGTTTTCGTGGTCGGTGGCTTACGAcgcttttttatctttttttttggcGATAAATATGTGTCGCATGAAAGAGTAAGTACGGAGTGTTCATTTCGGTAGCAAATTGTGTTCGACTGATAACTGTTCTTCGGCATTGGGACTATGGGACTAGtacattaaaaataattaagtatGCTAAGGGCGCTCGGGAAAAGAAAGTATTAAAGTTTCCTGAAGAAAGGTGTTTCCTGAAGAAAGGTTAAGTTAAAACTGAGAAGCCAGTTCTCCGGAGTCAGGGAGATAGATATTTAAACTAGAAACTGGTTCCTATAGTTATCTGTCAACAGTGATCATTATAGTACATCGGTGAGACGAAGTTTAGTTTCTGCAAATCAGCAACAAAGCTGACAAGTCAACCCTCTCAATTACGATTACGCGGCAGCCCTCTACCAGTTGAACCTACACCAATCGAGTTTCGAACAAGGCAATTTTCCCCAGAACAGCTAGTTTGTTTGGTAGTAGATAGATAACTCACGAGGCACACGCGAAAGCGTGGCTGAGAAGCAAGATTGCATTTCCTTTCTGTTCGCCCGCTCTTATTTGAGATACTCGCGCGGCAGTATTCCCTGTTCAAAAAATGAATTGTTTGAAATGCTGATGGATTAAAAAACTGATCTTAATGCAGTAAATTTGAATCTTACGGATGAGTTACTTTACTTACTTAAACCAAAAGTGTAACTTGAAACGAGAACAGTAACTGTGTCTTCTCGAGAAAATCCATACGAGTTCAAGTTCAAGAGACCCTGACTTCGTCGAGGATCTTGAAAAGAGTATCAAGATAAAAGATTACggaaaattatttgttttgtttatgaTAAAAGTGTTTTTCGATATCCACTGAGATGGTTCACGATTCTTTCACTTGAATGGTCCTTAATTGAGTGAAGAGTCAAACGAAACTCTGTTGCCAGGAGGAACACAGCTTGCCCTTTCCAAATGGAGTAGTTTTGAATTCAGGACTAGCCACAGGTGATTGTGGGATTTGAGTCATTACGTACAACTGCCACTCAACTGTCACCTCATGGTTACCACCAATTCTCATCTACATTTACATAGTTTCGTTTTGATTTGCGCCAAAACAGAATTGGAACGACGAACTTTTCATTTATTCTATAGTCCAATGTGGCATAAGAGGAGAGAGGATAAAAATCCGCACTTGAGTTTAACGTTTCCTCGTACAACGGCTGCGTCTGAATGCATATGAAAAAGCCTGCTGTTTCGCACTACGGGTATGGGCACTACTCGAGTTGAAgacacaaaaggaaaattctgtTCACGGGATCTACCACTTGTTTTAGACTAGGTTTAATCCCACGATTCCACGTTGTCCACAGTAACTTAACACTCAAGTGATAAGAGACGCACGTGTATTATTCTGTTCTATTTTGATAAGAGCTGGATCTATTTATAGGTTTGCTAAACGCTCAAGAAACTCGATTGTATCATCAAGCGATTCTTAAGCTTCTTGAGTGCCAAGCAAACCTCCCAAGTGAACTCACCATTGAAATGTTGCAGGTCTAAAAAAGGTTCCAACCATTTTTCTTCAAACTTCCAGGCctcagttattcaaagggtaTCCATTGGATTGCTATCAACGTTCGGTAGTCACTACAAAACCGTGATAGTAACTGGATAAAATGTCCAACTTTTGAACTACTAGGACCAGCCCTGAAGCTGCTGAGTGTCAGTCGATGCCAGCAACATGAAAGTTTCCTAGCGTTTCCCCTTGCTTCTACAGTGCCCTGTCTCAGGCAAGGGATATTTGAAGTTGTTGCCACCTGGATGAGAGGCTCTGACTCTCTAACTTAGCCCCTGTCATGACGATGTTGCCATTTTCCTCTGGGAAATAAtgtagttttttttccattgtagGATCTATAGCATTCTCTTGCTGTGTGGACTGTTTTGTGGGGAGATGAGACGGGTTTTGAATCATGCCAAAAAAGTGCGATTTCTTGTCCTCCTTATGGCATTATGCTGCGCATTTATGATAGGCTATCAAGTGGACTATTTTGTGGTATATGATCACGGTAAGTGAGACTTTTGCCATGGACCGATTAATTTCGCTTTTCATTAGTGTCATGGGGAGATGAATAATAAGGGGTATGAgataatggatttctagtttcttcagaaactgtggtgctgcgtcggtgggggagatcaaaacaaaaatttggttttatcaaacgagttgataaaggttgacttaccaccgtgaaagatttagaaagctgacgtttcgagcgttgacgctcgaaacgtcagtttctaaatctttcacggtggtaattcaacctttatcaactcgtttgataaaaccaaattttttttatgagaTAATGGGCTATTTCATCTGTTCAGTAAAAGCCATCTATACGGTGTATGCTATTTGTAATAGCATGCACCTTGTGGAACAAAACAGGTGTCAGTATTATTAATTTCCAACGTGTAAGAACGTTCACATATTTCACGTGGGAATTCTTTGATTCGCACTACTTTGTGAATTTATTGATGTAATTCTGCACGGGATTACGCGTTGAAAGCGAGGCTTGTGGGTGGAACGAGAGTCTTACGTAATCTTGCATAAGACGCATAAtgctctgaaccttgaaatgagCGTTTCTGGGGGAGTGCATGCGCAATTGTTGAGTCTGGACCGTACCGCACACTTTAAGGTACTAAATAGGGGAAATAACTAGAACTATGTTATGCGAAGTTGTAGAGTGAATGAAGGggtctgtcacatatggtcgaGGGGTTTGAGATGTTTGCGGTGGAAGTTTATATATATGTAGTGTGTATTACCATTTTTGTACTGTTGCTAAGCACCTGAATAGCTGagttttttccacaattttCCAGACATGCGTTTTCCTCGCTACATGCCGTCAGATATTGTCATTACCAAAAATGACTTCAACTCTGGTGGACTTGTCAGATCGCCAAGGAAATTGTCCAAACTGGGGCGAGCACTTAGTTCATACGGAAACGACAAGGATTCACCATCGAAGATCCCAAAGAAACAGCTTAAACTTCTGTGTGGAACAAAATGGCAAGAGGACTACATGAAATTGCACCGTGACATGTTGAACAATCGCAGACCTCCCAAGTATCTTGTGTATTTCTGTGGCGGGAGGAAATTTGGTTGCGGGGGCTATGGAAACCGCTTGGGCGCCATAACATCGCTGTTTTATCTGGCTGTTATTACGGGGCGAGCTTTCCTCATCGACTGGAACACGACAGTTCCCATTGAAAAATACCTTCGCCCCAGAAACATCCAGTGGGATTTTCCGATGTCAAAGCTTCGGCACCTAAAGAAGAGTTATCATTACTGGGGCAAAGGTGAGCACGAATTTGTCAACAAAGACTCCCAGAGATCGCCGGTCAACTTTAATCTATTTCGTCATTGGTTGGAGGACACAGATATGGGATCATTTTTGGACTCACCGTTGGAAATCGTCACGAGTTTATGGTATTTTGCGCCGAGTTTCCTGCAGCATAAGTTCGCTGAACGCGTAGCAAGTGAAATTGGAGTGAAAGTACGAGGTCATCGTTATTCTTTAGTTGGTTGTGCGTTCGATTTCCTCTTCGAAAGAACAGCTGAATTTGAAAGAACGTTATCAATAGCTAGAGAGTCACTGAACTTGAAGCCAAACATACCGCGCATTGGGATCCACATCAGAATGGGAGATGGAAATGCCTTTCATCCGGCATCGCTAGATAGAAGAACaacaaatttcaacaatttcttCACCTGTGCAAGGAAGCTGGAAAGAACAATCATCAAATCGAAGTCGAATTTCAGTCGTGAAGACATCAAGTGGTTTCTAGCCACGGATACCTTAGGCGTGAAACAAGTTGCATTAAAAACGTACCCCAACAAAGTCGTGTCTCTCTCGGTAAAATTGGAGCACATCAATGTACGCGAACCTTCTGTTGAAGGACTTCAAGGCGTGTTGCTTGATCATTTTCTTCTTTCGGAGAGTGactattttgttttgtccgACAGTAGCTTTAGTAAAACAGCACTGGGTATGAATTTCCATTCGTTAGAACACAGTACGTTTGGTGACAAGTGCAAGTATATCACGTGACGCAGCGCTGCCATGGTGATCATTCCGTTAATTTCATTGGATGCGACGACACTGGATCCAAATGGTTCCTATTGAGTGAGTAAATGTTTGGTTTTGACTTGGACTAGATTTGCCGTTGCACAGCGCGAAAAATTTTCCAAGGGCTTATAATCTTTCCCTGCTTCATGATGCCTCGGAGAGCTTGCTTGTCTTGACGAATGTACCCCAAGGTTTCCCTTCTGGAACGGTGCAGATGGTTTTCAGTTAGGTGACGTGGTcagcggccatgttgatgtTTGCGAAACATGGAATACTTACAGGACAAAACAGAGTTAAATCTATGATGAGTATTTTTTTCTGCCCACATGGAGTCACCCGGATACTGTCAATGTGCTACTTTTTGTCACCTTATCTTCTAACTGCGCAAATTTCCCGTGATAACTCCAGAATTCATCTAGATTAATGTGCCCGCCTTTCTCCTCTACTTAATATTTTGTACGTCAAAGCATCCGCCAAATTTGTAGTATTTAATGAAGGAACAGAAATCATGATTGGCTGAAGCATGTTCTGTTCGAA belongs to Acropora muricata isolate sample 2 chromosome 9, ASM3666990v1, whole genome shotgun sequence and includes:
- the LOC136928227 gene encoding uncharacterized protein isoform X3 — encoded protein: MRMKCSCRITKIYSILLLCGLFCGEMRRVLNHAKKVRFLVLLMALCCAFMIGYQVDYFVVYDHDMRFPRYMPSDIVITKNDFNSGGLVRSPRKLSKLGRALSSYGNDKDSPSKIPKKQLKLLCGTKWQEDYMKLHRDMLNNRRPPKYLVYFCGGRKFGCGGYGNRLGAITSLFYLAVITGRAFLIDWNTTVPIEKYLRPRNIQWDFPMSKLRHLKKSYHYWGKGEHEFVNKDSQRSPVNFNLFRHWLEDTDMGSFLDSPLEIVTSLWYFAPSFLQHKFAERVASEIGVKVRGHRYSLVGCAFDFLFERTAEFERTLSIARESLNLKPNIPRIGIHIRMGDGNAFHPASLDRRTTNFNNFFTCARKLERTIIKSKSNFSREDIKWFLATDTLGVKQVALKTYPNKVVSLSVKLEHINVREPSVEGLQGVLLDHFLLSESDYFVLSDSSFSKTALGMNFHSLEHSTFGDKCKYIT
- the LOC136928227 gene encoding uncharacterized protein isoform X1, producing MKRKQRLSVYAESVFSYRIYSILLLCGLFCGEMRRVLNHAKKVRFLVLLMALCCAFMIGYQVDYFVVYDHDMRFPRYMPSDIVITKNDFNSGGLVRSPRKLSKLGRALSSYGNDKDSPSKIPKKQLKLLCGTKWQEDYMKLHRDMLNNRRPPKYLVYFCGGRKFGCGGYGNRLGAITSLFYLAVITGRAFLIDWNTTVPIEKYLRPRNIQWDFPMSKLRHLKKSYHYWGKGEHEFVNKDSQRSPVNFNLFRHWLEDTDMGSFLDSPLEIVTSLWYFAPSFLQHKFAERVASEIGVKVRGHRYSLVGCAFDFLFERTAEFERTLSIARESLNLKPNIPRIGIHIRMGDGNAFHPASLDRRTTNFNNFFTCARKLERTIIKSKSNFSREDIKWFLATDTLGVKQVALKTYPNKVVSLSVKLEHINVREPSVEGLQGVLLDHFLLSESDYFVLSDSSFSKTALGMNFHSLEHSTFGDKCKYIT
- the LOC136928227 gene encoding uncharacterized protein isoform X4 gives rise to the protein MRRVLNHAKKVRFLVLLMALCCAFMIGYQVDYFVVYDHDMRFPRYMPSDIVITKNDFNSGGLVRSPRKLSKLGRALSSYGNDKDSPSKIPKKQLKLLCGTKWQEDYMKLHRDMLNNRRPPKYLVYFCGGRKFGCGGYGNRLGAITSLFYLAVITGRAFLIDWNTTVPIEKYLRPRNIQWDFPMSKLRHLKKSYHYWGKGEHEFVNKDSQRSPVNFNLFRHWLEDTDMGSFLDSPLEIVTSLWYFAPSFLQHKFAERVASEIGVKVRGHRYSLVGCAFDFLFERTAEFERTLSIARESLNLKPNIPRIGIHIRMGDGNAFHPASLDRRTTNFNNFFTCARKLERTIIKSKSNFSREDIKWFLATDTLGVKQVALKTYPNKVVSLSVKLEHINVREPSVEGLQGVLLDHFLLSESDYFVLSDSSFSKTALGMNFHSLEHSTFGDKCKYIT
- the LOC136928227 gene encoding uncharacterized protein isoform X2, with protein sequence MLRPARFSIEKQRIKRIYSILLLCGLFCGEMRRVLNHAKKVRFLVLLMALCCAFMIGYQVDYFVVYDHDMRFPRYMPSDIVITKNDFNSGGLVRSPRKLSKLGRALSSYGNDKDSPSKIPKKQLKLLCGTKWQEDYMKLHRDMLNNRRPPKYLVYFCGGRKFGCGGYGNRLGAITSLFYLAVITGRAFLIDWNTTVPIEKYLRPRNIQWDFPMSKLRHLKKSYHYWGKGEHEFVNKDSQRSPVNFNLFRHWLEDTDMGSFLDSPLEIVTSLWYFAPSFLQHKFAERVASEIGVKVRGHRYSLVGCAFDFLFERTAEFERTLSIARESLNLKPNIPRIGIHIRMGDGNAFHPASLDRRTTNFNNFFTCARKLERTIIKSKSNFSREDIKWFLATDTLGVKQVALKTYPNKVVSLSVKLEHINVREPSVEGLQGVLLDHFLLSESDYFVLSDSSFSKTALGMNFHSLEHSTFGDKCKYIT